A portion of the Oxynema aestuarii AP17 genome contains these proteins:
- a CDS encoding response regulator, which translates to MQTYKASILVVDDTLANLQLLMQTLSDSGYKVRMAPDGELALQSVRSNPPDLILLDIKMPGIDGYEVCRQLKLNPATHNIPIIFLSALDEALDKVKAFECGGVDYINKPFQMSEVLARVKNQLTIGALQANLAVQNKNLKREVEERIEAEEQLQAANKQLQEAREIAEREARRAAAANQAKSDFLTSMSHELRTPLNTILGFADLLGEARELSQESQEMIDIIQRSGKHLLTLINDILSMSKIESGRTELHEDDFDLHLMLDDLHNMFLVKTHGKTVKLIFNRDRNLPHYVCGDQVKLRQVLINLIGNALKFTEIGSVTVRVESRQEVGEASGNGDRPACSTVYFAVEDTGCGIEPEEIESIFNPFSQASKGRQGQEGTGLGLSIAREFIHLMGGEIKVESEVDKGSRFGFEIPLRCLDSNLGRSSTISTVEKNQKIVGVMPGSPSYRILVVDDSRTNRQLLLKVIEPLGFQVREASDGEEALEIWEDWQPDLILMDVKMPKMNGKEATQRIRATPEGEKVKILGTTAIAFEEEKQEIQESGYNDIISKPLDKNLLYKKLAEYLNLEYCYEDFQKDNKNKRLQVRFTSSGKLDPNDALLLRSELANMPKAWRDRLYNAVTTLNENMVLNLLEELPECNFNCKDILGHLVTEIRLDLIFELLQDDIV; encoded by the coding sequence ATGCAAACTTACAAAGCCAGCATCTTGGTCGTTGACGATACCCTAGCCAATTTACAACTGCTCATGCAAACTTTATCGGACAGTGGCTATAAAGTTCGCATGGCTCCCGATGGAGAATTGGCCTTGCAGTCGGTGCGATCCAATCCGCCGGATTTAATTTTGCTGGATATAAAAATGCCTGGAATTGATGGTTACGAGGTGTGCCGTCAACTCAAACTTAATCCGGCAACTCATAATATTCCGATTATCTTTTTAAGTGCTTTAGACGAAGCCTTAGATAAAGTCAAAGCCTTTGAATGTGGCGGGGTAGATTATATCAATAAGCCCTTTCAAATGTCCGAGGTTTTGGCACGGGTTAAAAACCAACTGACGATCGGTGCTTTGCAAGCCAATCTCGCCGTACAAAATAAAAATTTAAAACGGGAAGTTGAGGAGAGAATTGAGGCCGAGGAACAGCTACAAGCTGCAAATAAACAGTTGCAAGAAGCACGGGAAATTGCCGAACGAGAAGCGAGGCGCGCCGCCGCCGCCAATCAAGCAAAAAGTGACTTTCTTACCTCCATGAGTCACGAGTTGCGAACGCCTCTCAATACAATTTTGGGATTTGCAGATCTGCTCGGGGAAGCCAGAGAATTAAGTCAAGAATCTCAAGAAATGATCGATATTATTCAGCGAAGCGGCAAACATTTGCTGACGTTGATTAACGATATTCTATCGATGTCTAAAATAGAGTCGGGGCGAACGGAACTTCATGAGGATGACTTCGACCTCCATTTAATGTTAGACGATCTCCATAATATGTTTTTGGTGAAAACTCATGGAAAAACGGTCAAGCTGATTTTCAATCGCGATCGCAATCTACCCCATTACGTCTGTGGAGATCAAGTCAAACTACGCCAAGTTTTAATTAATTTAATTGGAAATGCTCTTAAATTTACCGAAATCGGTTCGGTGACGGTACGGGTCGAATCGCGCCAAGAGGTGGGAGAGGCGTCCGGGAACGGCGATCGTCCTGCTTGCTCCACGGTTTACTTTGCCGTTGAAGATACGGGATGTGGCATCGAACCGGAAGAAATAGAGAGTATTTTTAATCCTTTTTCTCAGGCGAGCAAAGGTCGTCAAGGTCAAGAAGGAACCGGATTGGGATTGTCAATTGCTCGGGAATTTATTCACTTAATGGGAGGGGAAATTAAGGTCGAGTCTGAAGTAGATAAAGGATCTAGATTTGGTTTTGAAATACCCCTCAGATGCCTCGATTCAAATCTAGGGAGATCCTCGACTATTTCAACTGTTGAAAAAAACCAGAAAATCGTTGGCGTCATGCCCGGTTCGCCGTCTTATCGCATTTTAGTGGTAGACGATTCGAGAACCAACCGTCAATTATTGCTCAAAGTGATCGAACCCCTCGGCTTTCAAGTTCGCGAAGCCTCCGACGGCGAAGAAGCGTTAGAAATTTGGGAAGATTGGCAACCCGATTTGATTTTAATGGATGTCAAAATGCCGAAAATGAATGGCAAAGAAGCCACCCAACGGATTCGCGCTACCCCTGAAGGGGAAAAAGTAAAAATTTTGGGGACGACGGCGATCGCTTTTGAAGAAGAAAAACAAGAAATTCAAGAAAGCGGTTACAATGATATCATTTCCAAACCTCTGGATAAAAATCTTCTCTATAAAAAACTTGCCGAATATCTCAACTTAGAATATTGTTATGAAGATTTCCAGAAAGACAATAAAAATAAGCGCTTACAGGTGCGCTTTACTTCTTCGGGTAAACTCGATCCGAATGATGCTTTGCTGTTGCGTTCGGAGCTTGCCAATATGCCTAAAGCATGGCGCGATCGCCTCTACAATGCCGTGACTACGCTCAATGAAAATATGGTTCTCAATTTACTTGAAGAACTTCCCGAATGTAACTTTAACTGCAAGGACATTTTAGGGCATTTAGTGACTGAAATTCGCCTCGATCTGATCTTCGAGTTACTCCAAGATGACATTGTCTAA
- the infC gene encoding translation initiation factor IF-3 yields MPMIQKRVKTQNLPKINERIRFPKVRAIDTDGTQLGVISSREAREIAEEKDLDLVLVSDKSDPPVCRIMDYGKYKYQQDKKAAKKQQGSQLKEVKMRYKIGEHDYKVRKSQAQRFLKSGDKVKATIRFRGREIQHTDLAKELLDRMAADLQDVGEVQQGPKKEGRTMMMLVAPKK; encoded by the coding sequence ATGCCTATGATTCAGAAGCGAGTTAAAACTCAGAACTTACCCAAAATCAACGAAAGAATTCGGTTTCCCAAAGTTCGGGCGATCGATACCGACGGAACCCAACTCGGCGTGATTTCCTCTCGCGAAGCCCGCGAAATTGCTGAAGAGAAAGATTTAGATTTAGTCTTAGTCAGCGATAAATCCGATCCGCCGGTTTGCCGGATTATGGACTACGGCAAATATAAGTATCAACAAGACAAAAAGGCAGCGAAAAAGCAGCAAGGCTCTCAACTGAAAGAAGTTAAGATGCGCTATAAAATTGGGGAACACGACTATAAAGTTCGTAAATCCCAAGCCCAACGCTTCCTCAAGTCTGGCGACAAAGTTAAAGCGACGATCCGCTTCCGAGGTCGAGAAATTCAGCATACGGATTTAGCGAAAGAATTGCTCGATCGCATGGCTGCCGACCTCCAAGATGTGGGCGAAGTGCAGCAAGGACCGAAAAAAGAAGGGCGGACGATGATGATGCTCGTGGCGCCGAAGAAATAA
- a CDS encoding adenylate/guanylate cyclase domain-containing protein codes for MLNTSPTKPHNLIDTRLHGTRMSAFLRELLSNSGHFLIFNVLSEISLFGWRSYLTSQSHYLITIALCAQAWYLSRPKANRFWGNFIGPTIYTLTDLPLDGLEFFQEPNHLILWIFCLAIATLQGLRCHWTPGLKNWIVPLESFTRSGMLISLYVILKIKAEHLPLSGAQILDIFSTAHHQFFLESTIAIGLLVGLQTLQVSQQQEILQETAVALRNLAQWGLGTHVVSTAIADPDALGFQRRDRAIVFLDVRGFTHWCEQTAPDRVAQVLNTYYNGVEPAAAEFDPLRITLTADEVMAIYPTVEQAVNAAQKMRDAAIAVLSSHGLGAGCAIHYGSAIEGLFGSEDVRTYTAIGDVVNTAKRIESATPAGEITISDAVYRQLGDRAIVEPCEAIAAKGKSEPIAVWRLLEWRQSPDRPDSC; via the coding sequence GTGTTAAATACATCTCCAACCAAGCCGCACAACCTCATCGATACTCGCCTGCACGGCACCCGTATGAGTGCGTTTTTGCGCGAACTTTTATCGAATAGCGGGCATTTTTTAATCTTTAACGTCCTTTCGGAAATTTCTTTATTTGGTTGGCGATCGTATCTGACCTCTCAAAGTCATTATTTGATTACGATCGCCCTATGCGCGCAAGCGTGGTATTTATCGCGACCGAAGGCAAACCGCTTTTGGGGCAACTTTATCGGGCCGACGATTTACACGCTGACCGATTTACCCTTAGATGGTCTTGAGTTTTTCCAAGAACCCAATCATCTAATTTTATGGATCTTTTGTCTGGCGATCGCCACCTTGCAAGGATTGCGATGTCACTGGACGCCGGGACTTAAAAACTGGATCGTTCCCCTAGAAAGTTTCACCCGTAGCGGCATGTTAATTTCCCTCTACGTTATTTTAAAAATCAAAGCGGAACATTTGCCGTTGTCTGGGGCGCAAATTCTCGATATTTTTAGTACGGCTCACCATCAATTCTTTCTAGAAAGTACGATCGCCATCGGTCTGTTAGTCGGCTTGCAAACCTTGCAAGTGAGCCAGCAACAGGAAATCCTACAAGAAACCGCCGTCGCATTACGCAATTTGGCGCAATGGGGCTTGGGAACTCACGTAGTGAGTACCGCGATCGCCGATCCCGATGCCTTGGGATTTCAGCGCCGCGATCGCGCGATCGTCTTCCTCGACGTGAGAGGATTTACACACTGGTGCGAACAAACCGCCCCCGACCGCGTGGCTCAGGTTCTCAATACTTACTACAATGGCGTCGAACCGGCTGCCGCCGAATTCGATCCCTTGCGGATTACCCTGACGGCGGATGAAGTGATGGCGATTTATCCCACGGTGGAACAAGCGGTCAACGCCGCTCAAAAAATGCGCGACGCGGCGATCGCCGTCCTCTCGTCCCACGGGTTGGGCGCTGGATGTGCGATCCACTACGGCAGCGCGATCGAGGGACTTTTTGGCAGTGAAGACGTGCGAACTTATACGGCGATCGGCGATGTCGTCAATACGGCCAAACGGATCGAAAGTGCGACCCCTGCCGGAGAAATTACCATTTCCGATGCCGTTTACCGACAGCTCGGCGATCGCGCGATCGTCGAACCGTGCGAGGCGATCGCCGCCAAAGGCAAAAGCGAACCGATCGCCGTCTGGCGGTTGCTCGAATGGCGCCAGTCTCCCGATCGCCCCGATTCGTGCTAG
- a CDS encoding peptide ligase PGM1-related protein, which translates to MFGEPISEEDLREKFRKLQQQLRDRWQTIDEFDRGDNDIVVIPSITLDQRELQKISGVHHYEERNLYSLIRLRNPRTRLIYVTSQPLHPSTIDYYLQLLPGIPFSHARDRLLLFSTYDSSPQPLTRKILDRPRLVERIWRALRPQQSYMVCFNATPLERELSVRLGIPLLAVDPDLLYWGTKSGSRQIFAECGIPHPPGSELVRSADDLAEAAVQLWQQQPEARRFVVKLNEGFSGEGNALLNVEGLAEVSPSRRSLLLRERLTQMSFQASGECWDTFASRIPELGAIVELFIEGTTKRSPSVQCRITPEGKVEILSTHDQILGGPDGQVYLGCLFPADESYRLRLQELGLRIGQNLSAKGALERFGVDFIAVCNNPGDRPAKWQLHAIEINLRKGGTTHPFMELKLLTMGRYELSSGMFYSQQGRAKFYRATDNLQKDRYRGLLPNDLMDIIAYHQLHFDSSTETGTVFHLMGCLSEFGKLGLTSIANSPQQAEDVYKKVIEVLDRETEMHAETNERWEMPPTHPIAWNGRNEAKR; encoded by the coding sequence ATGTTCGGAGAACCGATTTCGGAAGAAGATTTACGGGAGAAATTTCGCAAGCTTCAACAACAATTGCGCGATCGCTGGCAAACGATCGACGAATTCGATCGCGGCGATAACGATATTGTCGTCATTCCTTCGATTACTTTAGACCAACGAGAATTACAAAAAATTTCCGGCGTTCACCACTACGAAGAACGCAATTTATATTCCTTAATTCGCTTGCGAAATCCCCGCACTCGGCTGATTTACGTCACCTCACAACCCTTACATCCGAGTACGATCGATTACTACTTGCAACTCCTACCGGGAATTCCATTTTCCCACGCGCGCGATCGCCTGTTGCTGTTCTCCACCTACGATTCGTCTCCCCAACCCCTGACCCGCAAGATCTTAGACCGTCCTCGCCTCGTGGAACGCATCTGGCGCGCCTTGCGACCCCAACAGTCCTATATGGTCTGCTTTAACGCCACTCCCCTCGAACGGGAACTCTCGGTCCGCCTCGGAATCCCCCTGCTGGCGGTCGATCCCGATTTACTCTACTGGGGAACGAAAAGCGGGTCGCGCCAAATTTTCGCCGAATGCGGGATCCCCCATCCCCCGGGAAGTGAGTTGGTGCGATCGGCGGACGACCTCGCCGAAGCGGCTGTACAATTGTGGCAACAGCAACCCGAAGCGCGTCGCTTCGTGGTCAAACTCAACGAAGGCTTTTCCGGGGAAGGGAACGCCCTTCTCAATGTCGAAGGTTTGGCGGAAGTCTCGCCGTCACGGCGATCGCTGCTCTTGCGCGAACGCCTGACCCAAATGAGCTTTCAAGCCAGTGGAGAATGTTGGGACACTTTTGCCAGTCGCATCCCCGAATTGGGGGCGATCGTCGAGTTATTTATCGAAGGAACGACGAAGCGATCGCCGAGCGTCCAATGTCGGATTACACCGGAAGGTAAGGTCGAAATTCTCTCGACTCACGACCAAATTTTAGGCGGTCCCGACGGCCAAGTGTATCTCGGTTGCTTGTTTCCCGCCGATGAATCTTATCGCTTGCGCTTGCAAGAATTGGGCTTGCGAATTGGCCAAAATTTATCGGCAAAAGGAGCATTAGAACGCTTCGGTGTCGATTTTATTGCGGTTTGCAATAACCCGGGCGATCGCCCGGCTAAGTGGCAACTTCACGCCATCGAAATTAACCTGAGAAAAGGCGGTACGACTCATCCATTTATGGAATTAAAACTATTAACAATGGGTCGCTACGAACTCTCAAGCGGGATGTTTTACAGCCAGCAAGGACGGGCTAAATTCTATCGCGCTACGGACAATTTACAAAAAGACCGCTATCGGGGCTTGTTGCCGAATGATTTAATGGATATCATCGCCTACCATCAGCTCCATTTTGACAGCAGCACGGAAACGGGAACGGTGTTTCATTTAATGGGATGTTTGTCGGAGTTTGGCAAGTTAGGCTTGACCAGTATCGCCAATTCTCCCCAACAAGCAGAAGACGTTTATAAAAAAGTGATTGAAGTGCTCGACCGCGAAACCGAAATGCACGCGGAAACGAACGAACGGTGGGAAATGCCGCCGACGCATCCGATCGCCTGGAATGGACGGAATGAGGCGAAGAGATAG
- a CDS encoding collagen-like protein, translating to MLLRSIAPLGLLLLGSIGVVTTDVPRAIACIAFDWDGDTETFGDDGYDGSDGRNGEDGRSGPNREIVADGTETVLDLSGSDGEDGEDGEDGDRARSCRQPRKTEYNVRGAPGGDGGDGGRGGDGGDGGDLTIYYSDRADLNKIYVVAEGGRGGSGGRGGDGARGCDCRERDWDVEICETVEGRSERRCFDREFRCWDGDDGDDGRRGTNGRSGDLGQLTLVPGGEPLPEDRPSATISLSQFGDRPVSLSRHRWETQFGATSLLAPGSKIADEYREYIDTIAGDFSLRWNDPRAIARYGDIPVALNLVEAGKVEATVPESIWIAAAVSQENQTTIWTIDRILREQEATQLKVSEFAGSRQDLRLSAIDSAAKSDILTTDFAIVYRSTKFGDRLGTRSNYDVRYQGEIPPELVELDYNRFTLNLGKLPIDDRYLMSGVGVDIEIEVTRSLGDRSAKQTLIWQGTIR from the coding sequence ATGTTACTGCGTTCGATCGCCCCCCTGGGCTTACTCCTGCTTGGCTCGATCGGTGTTGTCACGACAGATGTCCCCCGAGCGATCGCCTGCATCGCTTTTGACTGGGACGGCGACACCGAGACTTTCGGCGATGATGGCTACGACGGGAGCGACGGACGCAACGGCGAGGACGGGCGCTCGGGACCCAACCGAGAAATTGTCGCCGATGGAACCGAGACGGTGCTCGACTTGTCCGGGAGCGACGGGGAAGATGGCGAGGACGGGGAGGACGGCGATCGCGCGCGATCGTGCCGACAGCCGCGCAAGACTGAATACAACGTGAGAGGCGCCCCGGGCGGTGACGGCGGCGATGGCGGACGCGGCGGCGACGGCGGCGACGGCGGCGATCTCACAATATATTACAGCGATCGCGCCGACTTAAACAAAATTTACGTCGTCGCCGAGGGCGGACGCGGCGGATCCGGCGGTCGCGGCGGCGACGGGGCCCGGGGGTGCGACTGTCGCGAACGAGATTGGGATGTGGAGATTTGCGAGACCGTCGAAGGCCGTTCCGAACGCCGTTGTTTCGATCGCGAATTCCGGTGTTGGGACGGCGACGACGGCGACGACGGACGCCGGGGAACGAACGGCAGATCGGGCGACCTAGGCCAACTCACATTAGTCCCCGGCGGGGAGCCTCTCCCGGAAGACCGCCCGAGTGCCACGATTTCGCTCTCACAATTCGGCGATCGCCCGGTCTCCCTCTCCCGACATCGGTGGGAAACGCAATTCGGCGCCACGTCTCTATTAGCGCCGGGATCGAAAATTGCCGACGAATATCGAGAATATATCGACACGATCGCGGGGGATTTTAGCCTGCGCTGGAACGACCCGCGCGCGATCGCCCGCTACGGGGACATTCCGGTAGCATTAAATTTAGTCGAAGCGGGTAAAGTTGAAGCGACTGTTCCCGAATCGATCTGGATCGCTGCGGCGGTTTCTCAAGAGAATCAAACGACGATCTGGACGATCGATCGCATTTTACGCGAACAAGAAGCAACCCAGTTAAAGGTCTCTGAATTTGCAGGGAGTCGTCAAGATTTGAGGTTAAGCGCGATCGACAGCGCCGCAAAATCGGATATTTTAACGACGGACTTCGCGATCGTTTATCGTTCCACCAAGTTCGGCGATCGCCTTGGAACTCGTTCTAATTACGACGTCCGTTATCAAGGGGAAATTCCGCCGGAGTTGGTCGAACTCGACTACAATCGCTTTACTTTAAATTTAGGAAAATTGCCGATCGACGATCGCTATTTAATGTCGGGGGTCGGGGTAGATATCGAGATCGAAGTCACGCGATCGCTCGGCGATCGCTCGGCAAAACAAACCCTGATTTGGCAGGGAACAATTCGATAA